In Sulfitobacter sp. W027, a single window of DNA contains:
- a CDS encoding ATP-binding protein — MQEERDIALIDDLRGLSAESPWLEFKVNQADPQKIGVLISALSNAARLEGKETAFLVWGVEDKSHAVVSTTFDPGLKKVGNQVFEFWLRQKLSPSPAFTFRTVDHPDGKLVLLEIPAPTMAPVSFEGVQYIRVGSATPRLSEDPERYTALIEKMRPYTWESGVALNFVLPEDIMKLLDANSYFTLTKQQMPDSPTQILEKMEADRLIHKDVGGRWNVLNLGAILFANDLRDFNSSLERKAVRFVRYDGASRASIVTHRQDGRKGYATGFEGLMAFINALLPTNEHIGQALRETRPLFPELSLRELVANALIHQDMTISGTGPQVELFEDRIEITNPGSPLVPPDRMVDLPPRSRNESLASLMRRMGMCEEQGSGLDKVFTEVEFYQLPAPLLKDNNNSMQVVMYGPRTFAEMSRDERVRACYWHTVLKFMAGDRMKNNSLCGRLGVDPKNASMVSGVISKALEAGLIKVADEAHPKAGYYPVWA; from the coding sequence GTGCAGGAAGAGCGAGATATAGCTTTAATCGATGATCTCCGGGGGCTTTCGGCGGAATCCCCTTGGCTAGAGTTTAAGGTCAACCAAGCCGATCCGCAAAAAATCGGAGTGCTGATTTCAGCCCTTTCAAACGCGGCCAGGCTTGAAGGAAAAGAGACTGCTTTCCTAGTGTGGGGTGTCGAGGACAAGTCACATGCGGTAGTTTCAACGACCTTTGACCCGGGACTTAAAAAGGTCGGAAATCAGGTGTTCGAGTTCTGGTTGAGGCAGAAGCTCAGTCCATCTCCTGCGTTTACCTTTCGCACAGTTGATCACCCGGACGGAAAACTCGTGTTGCTGGAAATTCCGGCTCCTACCATGGCCCCAGTTTCATTTGAGGGCGTCCAATATATTCGAGTGGGTAGCGCTACGCCTCGCCTCTCAGAAGACCCAGAGAGATACACCGCTCTGATTGAGAAGATGCGCCCATATACTTGGGAAAGCGGAGTCGCTCTGAACTTTGTGCTGCCTGAAGATATTATGAAACTTCTTGATGCCAATTCCTATTTTACACTGACGAAACAGCAAATGCCTGACAGCCCCACGCAGATTTTAGAGAAAATGGAGGCTGACCGACTGATACACAAGGATGTCGGTGGCAGATGGAATGTACTGAACCTTGGGGCAATTCTTTTCGCTAATGATCTTCGTGACTTCAACAGTAGCTTGGAGCGCAAAGCGGTCAGGTTCGTCAGGTATGACGGTGCCAGCAGGGCTTCTATAGTGACCCATAGACAAGATGGACGCAAAGGATACGCGACCGGTTTTGAAGGTCTCATGGCATTTATCAACGCGCTACTACCCACTAACGAGCACATCGGTCAGGCGTTGCGTGAAACTAGGCCGCTTTTCCCAGAGCTTTCTTTGCGTGAGCTAGTTGCGAACGCCCTGATTCACCAAGATATGACAATTTCTGGGACTGGCCCCCAGGTGGAGCTGTTCGAGGACCGAATTGAGATTACCAACCCCGGTAGCCCACTAGTACCTCCAGACCGAATGGTAGATTTGCCTCCGCGATCACGAAATGAAAGCTTAGCTTCACTCATGAGGCGTATGGGCATGTGCGAGGAGCAAGGCAGCGGCTTGGACAAAGTGTTTACTGAAGTTGAGTTCTATCAGCTGCCCGCGCCTCTTCTGAAAGACAACAATAATTCAATGCAAGTTGTAATGTACGGCCCCCGAACGTTTGCTGAGATGAGTCGGGACGAACGTGTTCGAGCTTGCTACTGGCATACGGTCTTGAAATTTATGGCCGGGGACCGGATGAAGAACAATTCACTTTGCGGGCGCTTAGGGGTTGATCCCAAGAATGCCTCCATGGTGAGTGGTGTCATCAGCAAAGCTTTGGAAGCGGGATTAATTAAAGTGGCTGACGAGGCTCACCCCAAGGCTGGCTACTACCCCGTCTGGGCTTGA
- a CDS encoding response regulator — protein MIKLLLVENDLDICELVRLSLELHGEFDVVDCSSGEEALRIVGDYRPDVFLLDFMMPEMSGPQVLKRFREVPELADVPAFFLLPEHGKPLNPNC, from the coding sequence ATGATTAAGCTCTTACTTGTCGAAAATGACTTAGACATTTGTGAATTAGTGAGGCTTTCGTTAGAACTCCATGGTGAATTCGATGTGGTCGATTGCTCTTCAGGAGAGGAAGCACTCCGCATAGTTGGCGACTATAGGCCGGATGTTTTCTTGCTCGATTTCATGATGCCTGAAATGTCCGGTCCGCAGGTGCTTAAGAGGTTTCGTGAAGTTCCGGAGCTTGCAGACGTGCCTGCATTTTTCTTACTGCCCGAACATGGGAAGCCACTAAATCCGAATTGCTAG
- a CDS encoding nicotinate phosphoribosyltransferase, which produces MSMNMKTLMSVLMATTVSTAAFAQTASTDGNAGVGADVNAGASVGADASTNASGNSNVAADKGNSKAAKGNYGQLISGLQSSEVSADVVSGLDAEADATITLLSDLKGEAAENASALDNALSKQEESIADLRTEIEANAELMAALEAEGYSVDQVVAVNSANSGEITLVVDDSQ; this is translated from the coding sequence ATGTCAATGAATATGAAAACTCTGATGTCCGTACTGATGGCCACGACAGTTTCCACAGCCGCTTTCGCTCAAACCGCCAGCACCGATGGAAACGCTGGTGTTGGGGCTGACGTTAATGCAGGAGCGAGTGTAGGTGCAGATGCGTCGACCAATGCATCTGGCAACAGCAACGTCGCCGCAGACAAAGGCAATTCCAAAGCTGCGAAGGGGAACTATGGACAGCTGATCTCCGGCCTCCAGAGTTCCGAGGTATCTGCGGATGTAGTGTCCGGCCTTGACGCGGAAGCTGACGCGACGATCACACTGCTATCTGATCTGAAAGGTGAAGCTGCGGAGAACGCAAGCGCTTTAGACAATGCTCTGAGTAAGCAGGAAGAAAGCATTGCTGACCTGCGCACGGAGATTGAGGCAAACGCAGAGTTGATGGCCGCGTTGGAGGCCGAAGGATATTCGGTTGATCAGGTGGTTGCAGTCAACTCCGCCAATTCTGGTGAAATCACCTTGGTGGTAGACGACAGCCAGTAA
- a CDS encoding DUF5681 domain-containing protein, with product MSKSNNRNSGEKTEGRNADGTFAPGNPGKPKGSRHRATQAIEAMLEGQQEALTQAAIDKALEGDVTALRLCLDRIAPARKDAPVSFALPEIETAEDAAKAARAILKAIADGDVTPLEAATVMAVVEQFRRTLETTEIERRITALEASK from the coding sequence ATGAGCAAGAGCAACAACCGAAACAGCGGCGAGAAAACGGAAGGCCGGAACGCTGACGGCACCTTCGCCCCCGGCAATCCCGGCAAGCCTAAAGGATCGCGCCATAGAGCCACACAGGCCATTGAGGCGATGTTAGAGGGGCAGCAGGAGGCATTGACGCAAGCGGCGATAGACAAGGCGCTGGAAGGCGATGTCACGGCTCTGCGCCTCTGTCTCGACCGGATCGCGCCTGCCCGCAAGGATGCTCCGGTATCCTTTGCCTTGCCAGAGATTGAAACGGCTGAGGACGCAGCCAAGGCCGCTCGGGCCATTCTCAAAGCAATTGCTGACGGAGACGTGACCCCGCTGGAGGCAGCGACCGTCATGGCCGTGGTTGAGCAGTTCCGCCGCACCTTGGAAACCACAGAGATTGAACGCCGGATCACGGCATTGGAGGCAAGCAAATGA
- a CDS encoding helicase RepA family protein, translating to MRDFTAMAVQLDQHRAEHPTDAHRLPTPFIWQDPNSLPRRPWVYGRHLLRKQVAVTVAPGGVGKSSLTIVEGLAMVSERELLGEWTAKGLKVWLYNLEDPRDEMNLRITAAMQHHDVQPDEVEGRLFVDTGRERELCTAVQTRESVVIVKPEIEELAREIAERQIDVMVVDPFVSSHQAGENDNVAIDLIAKEWARLADRCNCAIELVHHTRKTNGVEATSEDSRGGSALLAAARSGRVLNRMTADEREQAGIQPDDLTTYFTVTRDKSNLAPVGKRTWRRMVSVELANGESVGVAEVWEWPDTFDGFTSKDLLAVQHAIEGKHPRYSDQSGKDWAGVIVAEVLGLDATNDKRRIRKMIEAWLHSGALIKSPIIDANRRTRPCLEVGEWASE from the coding sequence ATGCGTGATTTCACAGCAATGGCAGTGCAACTGGATCAGCACCGGGCGGAGCATCCGACCGACGCTCACCGCTTGCCGACGCCTTTCATCTGGCAGGACCCCAATAGCCTGCCCCGCCGCCCGTGGGTTTACGGGCGGCACCTTCTGCGCAAGCAGGTCGCGGTGACCGTTGCCCCCGGTGGCGTGGGCAAGTCGTCTCTGACCATCGTAGAAGGGCTTGCGATGGTTTCTGAGCGGGAACTGCTGGGGGAGTGGACAGCCAAAGGCTTAAAAGTCTGGCTCTACAACCTCGAAGACCCGCGCGATGAGATGAACCTGCGGATCACAGCGGCTATGCAGCATCATGATGTGCAGCCTGATGAAGTTGAAGGGAGGCTGTTCGTCGACACCGGGCGGGAACGTGAGCTTTGCACCGCCGTGCAGACCCGTGAAAGCGTGGTGATCGTAAAGCCTGAGATTGAAGAACTGGCTCGGGAAATCGCTGAACGGCAAATTGACGTGATGGTCGTTGACCCGTTCGTGTCGTCGCATCAGGCCGGTGAGAATGACAACGTCGCCATTGATCTCATTGCCAAGGAATGGGCGCGTCTGGCGGATCGATGCAACTGCGCGATTGAACTGGTCCACCATACCCGCAAGACCAACGGCGTAGAGGCCACCTCAGAGGACAGCAGGGGCGGTTCAGCCCTTCTGGCGGCTGCACGGTCTGGCCGGGTCCTCAACCGCATGACAGCGGACGAGAGAGAGCAAGCGGGCATTCAGCCTGATGACCTCACCACCTACTTCACCGTGACCCGCGACAAGTCCAACCTTGCCCCTGTGGGCAAGCGCACGTGGCGGCGTATGGTCTCCGTGGAGTTGGCGAACGGCGAAAGCGTCGGCGTGGCCGAGGTCTGGGAATGGCCGGACACCTTCGACGGCTTCACCAGCAAGGACCTGCTGGCCGTGCAGCATGCCATTGAGGGCAAGCACCCGCGCTACTCGGATCAGTCGGGCAAAGATTGGGCCGGGGTCATCGTTGCCGAGGTGCTGGGGCTGGACGCTACGAATGACAAGCGTCGGATCAGGAAGATGATCGAGGCTTGGCTGCATTCCGGAGCGCTCATCAAGTCGCCGATCATCGACGCAAACAGACGCACGCGACCCTGCCTAGAGGTCGGCGAATGGGCGTCCGAATGA
- a CDS encoding helix-turn-helix domain-containing protein gives MPNDKQTDVKNWPPHMRVSQASAYSGVSVSHLAKLRMEVNRGKGPVYSKVAGCVVYRKADLDKWLADNLIGAAA, from the coding sequence ATGCCGAACGATAAACAAACAGATGTAAAGAACTGGCCCCCACACATGCGGGTTTCGCAGGCATCGGCCTACTCAGGTGTCAGCGTGTCGCACCTTGCCAAATTGCGCATGGAGGTCAATCGCGGGAAAGGCCCCGTCTACTCTAAAGTTGCTGGCTGTGTCGTCTACCGCAAAGCTGACCTCGACAAATGGCTCGCTGATAACCTCATTGGCGCAGCTGCCTAG
- a CDS encoding AlpA family transcriptional regulator encodes MRFRLLTVQRSLASTKALVQGVRNSHSLNFALTATCYEWHHSFNKEITMTDKILRCRDVQEVTGLSRSTIYRMMSRDDFPKATKLGVRAVGWRQSALDSWIEGRCDE; translated from the coding sequence ATGAGGTTCCGCCTTCTGACGGTACAACGGTCGTTGGCATCCACCAAGGCTCTGGTGCAAGGCGTGCGTAATTCTCACTCCTTAAATTTCGCCTTAACCGCAACCTGCTACGAATGGCATCATTCATTTAACAAAGAGATAACGATGACTGATAAAATTCTACGCTGCCGAGACGTTCAGGAGGTGACTGGTCTTAGCAGGTCCACGATTTACCGCATGATGAGCCGGGATGATTTCCCGAAGGCTACCAAGCTGGGGGTTCGCGCCGTCGGTTGGCGGCAGAGCGCTTTGGATAGCTGGATTGAGGGGCGATGCGATGAATAG
- a CDS encoding integrase family protein, with translation MAQVLTDVFLRKIKPPTEGRDEYSDTLRQGLRLRVLPSGRRTWMYEKRVRGGVKRKHTLGTYPAMSIKEARDAALELQLEAERGIDRILDAQEAEKQRTRTLSTQKTVREVLKIHDEVHCSTLKSGKERMRGLNEALAPHLDDRLEDLDRSILQSIVDKKARSGAPVQANRIAAYLGKFSKFAWQRGYQTTHIGHCLEKPRKEVPRDRVLTLKEMRNIQRASFEMGPLWGPLLRLLIATAQRRHQIGNLKWREISFDEQQINFGAGRTKNNEWNHFVHLPSLCVHELRSMREAAASRWGSEGLNDRYIFTTTGRTPPSGYSKFKQRLDKALGPEMEHWTFHDLRTGFATVMCEAGADEIIVDRIMNHAAVSSAPSAVARIYNRAKNSGARREIIDNWHKVLNEVPPSDGTTVVGIHQGSGARRA, from the coding sequence ATGGCCCAAGTACTCACAGACGTTTTTCTAAGGAAGATAAAGCCCCCGACCGAGGGTCGCGACGAATACTCGGACACGCTTCGCCAAGGTTTGCGACTTAGAGTTCTGCCATCCGGGCGGCGCACTTGGATGTATGAAAAGCGCGTTCGCGGCGGAGTAAAGCGGAAGCACACACTCGGAACGTATCCCGCCATGTCCATCAAAGAGGCTCGGGACGCTGCACTTGAGCTTCAGCTGGAGGCGGAACGGGGTATCGACCGGATACTTGATGCGCAGGAGGCCGAGAAGCAAAGAACCCGGACCTTGAGCACTCAAAAGACCGTCCGAGAGGTTCTGAAAATTCATGATGAAGTACACTGTTCAACCTTGAAGTCTGGCAAGGAGCGGATGCGCGGTCTGAATGAAGCGCTTGCGCCGCACTTGGATGACCGCCTCGAAGATTTGGACAGGTCGATCCTGCAATCCATCGTCGACAAAAAGGCAAGGTCCGGCGCACCGGTTCAGGCAAACAGGATTGCCGCATATCTCGGCAAGTTTTCAAAATTCGCATGGCAGCGCGGGTATCAGACGACCCACATTGGACACTGCTTGGAGAAGCCCAGAAAGGAGGTCCCGCGCGACCGAGTGCTTACCTTGAAAGAAATGCGAAATATCCAACGTGCGTCCTTTGAAATGGGTCCGTTATGGGGTCCACTGCTGAGGCTGCTCATTGCGACCGCGCAGAGGCGGCATCAAATCGGCAACTTGAAATGGCGTGAAATCTCCTTCGATGAGCAGCAGATAAATTTTGGTGCAGGCCGAACTAAAAACAATGAGTGGAACCATTTCGTCCACCTTCCCAGCTTATGTGTCCACGAGTTGAGAAGCATGAGGGAAGCCGCCGCAAGCCGATGGGGTTCTGAAGGCTTAAACGACCGATATATTTTCACGACGACAGGGCGCACACCACCGTCTGGATACTCCAAGTTCAAGCAAAGGCTGGATAAAGCGCTTGGTCCAGAGATGGAGCATTGGACATTCCATGACTTGAGAACCGGGTTTGCTACCGTGATGTGCGAAGCAGGTGCAGATGAGATCATTGTAGACCGCATTATGAACCATGCGGCGGTATCATCAGCGCCGAGCGCAGTCGCGCGAATTTATAACCGCGCCAAGAATAGTGGAGCACGACGCGAGATTATCGATAACTGGCACAAAGTGCTCAATGAGGTTCCGCCTTCTGACGGTACAACGGTCGTTGGCATCCACCAAGGCTCTGGTGCAAGGCGTGCGTAA
- a CDS encoding ABC transporter permease, with protein sequence MSRLPDYYTIWHKAGHYGLRIMAGLVLVFLMMPILVIMPLSFNAEPFFTFTQGMLSLDPGAYSTRWYQEIVDDQKWRIAIRNSFLVGIAAASIATVLGTLAAVGLSSPFMPYKRVITALLLSPMIVPLIIIAAGMFFFYTQFNLVGTFTGLIIAHAALGVPFVIITVTATLSGFDRSLFIAGLSLGASPLKVFWDVVIPLIRPGVISGGLFAFVTSFDEVVLVLFLAGPEQRTIPRQMFSGLREQINPTILAVATLLVVLSATMLFVLEALRRRSARLRGQE encoded by the coding sequence ATGAGCCGACTGCCCGACTATTACACGATCTGGCACAAAGCAGGCCACTACGGGTTGCGCATCATGGCGGGCTTGGTGCTGGTGTTCCTGATGATGCCGATTCTGGTCATCATGCCGCTGTCGTTCAATGCCGAGCCGTTTTTCACATTCACCCAAGGCATGCTCTCGCTCGACCCGGGCGCCTATTCAACGCGCTGGTACCAAGAGATCGTCGATGATCAGAAATGGCGCATCGCGATCCGCAACAGCTTCCTTGTGGGCATCGCTGCGGCCAGCATTGCGACGGTGCTGGGCACGCTGGCGGCGGTCGGGTTATCCTCGCCCTTCATGCCCTACAAACGGGTCATCACCGCGCTGCTGCTCTCGCCGATGATCGTGCCGCTGATCATCATCGCGGCTGGGATGTTCTTTTTCTACACTCAGTTCAATCTAGTGGGCACCTTCACCGGGCTGATCATCGCCCACGCTGCCCTTGGCGTGCCTTTTGTCATCATCACTGTGACCGCCACGCTCAGTGGCTTTGACCGCTCACTCTTCATTGCGGGGCTGAGCCTTGGGGCATCGCCGCTCAAAGTCTTCTGGGACGTGGTTATTCCGCTCATCCGCCCCGGCGTGATCTCGGGCGGGCTATTTGCCTTTGTGACCTCCTTTGACGAGGTGGTGCTGGTGCTCTTCCTCGCGGGTCCTGAGCAGCGCACGATTCCGCGCCAGATGTTCTCGGGCCTGCGCGAACAAATCAACCCGACGATTCTCGCGGTGGCGACGCTGCTGGTGGTGCTCTCGGCGACGATGCTTTTTGTGCTCGAAGCGCTGCGGCGGCGCTCGGCTCGGCTGCGGGGGCAGGAATAG
- a CDS encoding ABC transporter permease gives MSDRVPSLNTEDAANARRQLRRRRTQAFLFVVPLLVFILFAFVAPITTMLFRSVHNPTVAELVPDTLAMLEDWEGETLPDPAVVTQMAIDMKRMAGNRTSGKFADEINRALPGMSSVIKSTARGLRRADDAELAANGAEMLLAENDRWAKPATWRAIRSAGQVYTSSYYLTAVDLEYDAEGEVVMRDTQIYKQLYTKTLKMALIITGLTILLGYPLAFYMSQASPATANFLMVFVLLPFWTSLLVRTTAWIALLQAGGVVNSTLIWAGLINEPIELLYNEFSTILAMTHILLPFMVLPLYAVMRGIDASFMRAAISMGSNPIGAWYKIYLPMSLPGLSAGALLVFIISVGYYITPALVGGTDGQMISNIIAFHMQVSNNWELAAALGSLLLILILVLYWLFDRFVGTDNLKLG, from the coding sequence ATGAGTGATCGTGTGCCCAGCCTGAACACCGAAGACGCCGCCAACGCCCGTCGCCAATTGCGCAGACGCCGCACACAGGCGTTTCTGTTCGTGGTGCCGCTGCTGGTCTTTATCCTTTTTGCCTTCGTGGCCCCGATCACCACGATGCTGTTTCGCAGTGTGCATAACCCCACCGTGGCCGAACTGGTCCCCGACACCTTGGCCATGCTCGAAGACTGGGAAGGTGAGACCCTGCCTGACCCCGCTGTGGTGACGCAAATGGCCATCGACATGAAGCGCATGGCGGGCAACCGCACCTCCGGCAAATTCGCCGATGAGATCAACCGCGCCCTGCCGGGCATGTCGAGCGTGATCAAATCCACCGCCCGCGGGCTGCGCCGGGCCGATGATGCCGAGCTGGCCGCCAATGGGGCCGAGATGCTGCTGGCCGAGAACGACCGTTGGGCCAAACCCGCCACATGGCGCGCCATCCGCAGCGCCGGGCAGGTCTATACCTCAAGCTATTACCTCACCGCCGTCGATCTGGAATATGACGCCGAGGGTGAGGTCGTCATGCGCGACACGCAAATTTACAAACAACTCTATACCAAGACGCTAAAAATGGCGCTGATTATCACCGGGCTGACCATACTGCTGGGCTATCCGCTGGCCTTCTACATGTCCCAAGCCTCTCCCGCGACGGCGAACTTCCTCATGGTCTTTGTGCTGCTGCCCTTCTGGACCTCGCTTCTGGTGCGCACGACCGCTTGGATCGCACTGTTGCAAGCGGGCGGCGTGGTGAACTCCACGCTGATTTGGGCGGGGCTAATCAATGAGCCGATCGAGCTTCTCTACAACGAGTTTTCCACCATCCTCGCCATGACCCACATCCTGCTGCCCTTCATGGTGCTGCCGCTCTATGCGGTGATGCGCGGGATTGATGCGAGCTTCATGCGTGCCGCAATCTCGATGGGCAGCAACCCGATTGGCGCGTGGTACAAGATCTACCTGCCTATGAGCCTGCCGGGCCTGTCTGCTGGCGCGCTCTTGGTCTTCATCATCTCCGTGGGGTACTACATCACCCCGGCGCTGGTCGGCGGCACCGACGGGCAGATGATTTCCAACATCATCGCCTTCCACATGCAGGTGTCCAACAACTGGGAACTGGCGGCGGCCTTGGGCTCGCTCCTGCTGATCCTGATCCTTGTCCTCTACTGGCTGTTCGACCGTTTTGTCGGCACCGACAACCTCAAGCTGGGATAG
- a CDS encoding ABC transporter substrate-binding protein has translation MKKHLTYLATTALLASPVLAEDLTVTSFGGAYGAAQMEHMIEPYMKESGTNVLFEDYGGGVAEMKAQVEAGNILWDVVDIEVIDLERACAEGYLEVIDQSVLPDGDDGTPAADDFIEDALANECGVGNIVWSVVFAVNTENGEGPKTIEDFFDTEKFPGKRGLRKRPQVNMEWALLADGVAPEEVYEVLATPEGQERAFAKLDTIKDEITWYDSWSQAPVLLNDGGATMVQSANGRIFAAIKDDGAPFEIVWDSHIYDLDVWAIMKGTKKKDLAMEFIKFATGTVPLSGMQDVAYGPTRNSAQALLPDEVKQDLPTAHLDEGVKADGIFWADYGESLGEKFNEWLLQ, from the coding sequence ATGAAGAAACATCTGACGTATCTGGCCACGACGGCGCTGCTTGCCAGCCCCGTTCTGGCCGAGGATTTGACGGTGACGTCCTTCGGCGGCGCTTATGGCGCGGCACAGATGGAGCACATGATCGAGCCCTACATGAAGGAATCCGGTACCAACGTCCTGTTCGAAGACTACGGCGGCGGCGTTGCTGAGATGAAGGCACAGGTCGAGGCCGGTAATATCCTGTGGGATGTGGTCGACATCGAAGTGATCGACCTCGAGCGCGCCTGCGCCGAAGGTTATCTCGAAGTGATCGACCAATCCGTTCTGCCCGATGGCGATGATGGCACTCCGGCGGCGGATGACTTCATCGAAGATGCGCTGGCCAATGAATGCGGTGTGGGCAATATCGTTTGGTCCGTCGTCTTTGCCGTGAACACCGAGAACGGCGAAGGCCCCAAGACCATCGAAGACTTCTTTGACACCGAGAAGTTCCCCGGCAAACGCGGTCTGCGCAAGCGGCCTCAGGTGAACATGGAATGGGCGCTGCTGGCTGACGGCGTCGCCCCCGAAGAAGTCTATGAGGTGCTGGCCACCCCCGAAGGGCAAGAACGCGCTTTTGCCAAGCTCGACACCATCAAGGACGAGATCACTTGGTACGACAGCTGGTCTCAGGCCCCCGTTCTGCTGAACGACGGCGGTGCCACCATGGTGCAATCCGCCAACGGTCGTATCTTTGCCGCGATCAAGGATGATGGCGCACCCTTCGAGATCGTCTGGGACAGCCACATTTATGACCTCGACGTCTGGGCAATCATGAAAGGCACCAAGAAAAAAGACCTCGCGATGGAGTTCATCAAGTTCGCCACCGGCACCGTGCCGCTGTCGGGCATGCAGGACGTGGCTTATGGCCCGACCCGCAACTCCGCTCAGGCGCTGCTGCCGGATGAGGTCAAGCAGGATCTGCCGACCGCCCACCTTGACGAAGGCGTGAAGGCCGATGGTATCTTCTGGGCCGACTATGGCGAAAGCCTGGGCGAGAAGTTCAACGAATGGCTGCTGCAATAA
- a CDS encoding ABC transporter ATP-binding protein: MKDTKAETFLRFDNVKKSYDQENLVVKSFDMDVQEGEFITLLGPSGSGKTTVLMMLAGFESVTSGDIAINGKSINKTAPNKRNIGMVFQNYALFPHMTVAENLAYPLSVRKMSKADIKERVAEYLALVELSAFGDRRPGQLSGGQRQRVALARAMIFQPTLILMDEPLGALDKNLREQMQFEITRLHKQIGFTVIYVTHDQTEALSMSDRIAVFNDGVVQQCAPPAELYERPVNAFVAEFIGENNFVQGKVSKIEGEIAKVETDTGTITTQTSEGLTEGAACRVSIRPEKLFIHPTTHAHDNALTATFVTRIYVGDFIRYYFRLPDGTDIIVKVLNDLSAPEFEDGATAQLLSLTKDCIAFAN, encoded by the coding sequence ATGAAAGACACCAAAGCAGAGACTTTTCTGCGTTTTGATAACGTAAAGAAGAGCTACGATCAGGAAAACCTCGTCGTTAAAAGCTTCGACATGGATGTGCAGGAGGGGGAGTTCATCACCCTTCTTGGCCCCTCCGGGTCGGGCAAAACCACCGTTCTGATGATGTTGGCGGGGTTTGAGAGCGTCACTTCGGGCGATATCGCAATTAACGGTAAATCGATCAACAAGACCGCGCCGAACAAGCGCAACATCGGCATGGTGTTCCAGAACTATGCGCTATTCCCGCATATGACGGTGGCCGAAAACCTCGCCTATCCACTGAGCGTGCGCAAAATGTCCAAGGCGGATATCAAAGAGCGTGTGGCGGAGTATCTGGCATTGGTCGAACTGTCGGCCTTCGGCGACCGCCGCCCCGGCCAACTGTCGGGCGGCCAGCGGCAGCGCGTGGCACTGGCCCGTGCGATGATCTTCCAGCCGACGCTGATCCTGATGGACGAACCCTTGGGCGCGCTCGACAAGAACCTGCGCGAACAAATGCAGTTTGAGATCACGCGCCTGCACAAGCAGATCGGCTTTACCGTCATCTACGTCACCCACGACCAGACCGAGGCACTCTCGATGTCGGACCGGATCGCCGTTTTCAACGATGGCGTAGTGCAGCAATGCGCGCCCCCGGCGGAACTTTACGAGCGCCCCGTGAACGCCTTTGTGGCTGAGTTCATCGGTGAGAATAACTTCGTGCAGGGCAAGGTCAGCAAGATCGAAGGTGAGATCGCCAAGGTCGAGACTGACACTGGCACCATCACGACCCAAACCTCCGAAGGGCTGACCGAAGGGGCCGCCTGCCGCGTCTCAATCCGGCCCGAGAAACTGTTCATTCACCCCACGACCCATGCGCATGACAACGCGCTGACGGCGACCTTTGTCACGCGGATCTATGTGGGCGATTTCATCCGCTATTATTTCCGCCTGCCAGACGGCACCGACATTATCGTCAAAGTGCTCAATGACCTGTCCGCGCCAGAGTTCGAAGACGGCGCAACCGCACAGCTGTTGTCCCTGACGAAAGATTGCATCGCCTTTGCCAATTAA